The following proteins come from a genomic window of Sphaerisporangium rubeum:
- a CDS encoding ABC transporter ATP-binding protein, whose amino-acid sequence MTAGSLIHARGLVKRFGAFTAVDGIDLDVAPGEAFGFLGPNGAGKSSTMRMIGCVSLPTAGELRILGMDPAADGPRIRARLGVCPQTDNLDPDLNVRENLTTYARYFGIGRAEARRRADQMLEFVRLADRAGSTVEPLSGGMKRRLTIARALINDPGLVLLDEPTTGLDPQARHLLWERLFQLKRRGTTLVLTTHYMDEAEQLCDRLVVMDGGRIVAEGSPRALIETYSTPEVVELRFGDQRPADVAGKLTGAGERVDPLPDRVLVYAADGDAAVAEVHRRGLSPTSVLVRRSTLEDVFLHITGRTLVD is encoded by the coding sequence ATGACGGCGGGATCGCTCATCCATGCCCGGGGGCTGGTCAAACGGTTCGGCGCGTTCACCGCGGTGGACGGCATCGACCTGGACGTCGCGCCGGGGGAGGCGTTCGGGTTCCTCGGGCCCAACGGCGCGGGGAAGTCCTCCACGATGCGCATGATCGGGTGCGTGTCGCTGCCCACCGCAGGTGAGCTGCGGATCCTCGGCATGGACCCGGCCGCCGACGGGCCCCGCATCCGGGCCAGGCTCGGGGTGTGCCCGCAGACCGACAACCTCGACCCCGACCTGAACGTCCGGGAGAACCTCACCACCTACGCGCGGTACTTCGGCATCGGCAGGGCCGAGGCGCGGCGCAGGGCCGACCAGATGCTGGAGTTCGTCCGGCTCGCCGACCGGGCCGGCAGCACCGTGGAGCCGTTGTCGGGCGGCATGAAACGCCGGCTCACCATCGCGCGCGCACTGATCAACGACCCCGGCCTGGTGCTGCTGGACGAGCCCACCACCGGGCTGGACCCCCAGGCGCGGCACCTGCTGTGGGAGCGGCTGTTCCAGCTGAAACGCCGCGGCACCACCTTGGTGCTCACCACGCACTACATGGACGAGGCCGAGCAGCTGTGCGACCGGCTGGTCGTCATGGACGGCGGCCGCATCGTCGCCGAGGGGTCCCCCCGCGCGCTCATCGAGACCTACTCCACCCCTGAGGTGGTGGAGCTGCGGTTCGGCGACCAGCGGCCCGCCGACGTCGCCGGCAAGCTGACCGGCGCCGGGGAACGCGTCGACCCGCTGCCCGACCGGGTGCTGGTGTACGCCGCCGACGGCGACGCCGCCGTCGCCGAGGTGCACCGCCGCGGCCTGTCCCCCACCAGCGTGCTTGTGCGCCGCTCCACCCTGGAGGACGTGTTCCTGCACATCACCGGCCGCACCCTGGTCGACTGA
- a CDS encoding ABC transporter permease, whose amino-acid sequence MATTAAGATAGNGGDAPMAGEPGERGISRRSSVAVLERHLVLHRRLWRASAASSFLMPLMIVAGFGLGVGGYIGQVQGVDYLAWIVPGVLASTAFQVAVGETTWPVFGDFKWVRAYHAMRATPVRVADIVAGGLLFVLLRVVSSVLIVCAVTAAFGALRSPWALLTPLVCGLVGLAAAAPTTAFAATVSHDSYFVLLFRFGVVPAMLFGGVFFPVEQLPAVARPVAYVSPLWHGVELQRAATLGAAPHWPVAVHVAYLLAVTAAGTFLALRAFRRRLQD is encoded by the coding sequence ATGGCCACCACGGCGGCCGGCGCGACGGCCGGGAACGGCGGGGACGCGCCGATGGCCGGCGAGCCCGGTGAGCGCGGCATCAGCCGGCGGTCCAGTGTGGCGGTGCTGGAACGGCACCTGGTGCTGCACCGCAGGCTGTGGCGGGCCTCGGCGGCGTCGTCGTTCCTGATGCCGCTGATGATCGTGGCAGGGTTCGGCCTCGGTGTCGGCGGCTACATCGGCCAGGTCCAGGGGGTCGACTACCTGGCGTGGATCGTGCCGGGGGTGCTGGCCTCCACCGCGTTCCAGGTGGCCGTCGGCGAGACCACCTGGCCGGTGTTCGGCGACTTCAAATGGGTCCGCGCCTATCACGCCATGCGCGCCACCCCGGTGCGGGTCGCCGACATCGTCGCCGGCGGCCTTCTGTTCGTGCTGCTGCGCGTGGTGTCGTCGGTGCTGATCGTGTGCGCCGTCACCGCGGCGTTCGGCGCGCTGCGCTCCCCGTGGGCCCTTCTCACACCGCTGGTGTGCGGCCTGGTGGGGCTGGCCGCCGCCGCACCCACCACCGCGTTCGCCGCCACCGTGTCCCACGACAGCTACTTCGTGCTGCTGTTCCGGTTCGGCGTCGTCCCCGCCATGCTGTTCGGCGGCGTGTTCTTCCCCGTCGAGCAGCTGCCCGCCGTGGCCCGGCCGGTGGCGTACGTGTCGCCGCTGTGGCACGGGGTGGAGCTGCAGCGCGCCGCCACCCTCGGCGCCGCGCCGCACTGGCCGGTCGCCGTCCACGTGGCCTACCTGCTGGCGGTCACCGCCGCCGGGACCTTCCTGGCGCTGCGCGCCTTCCGCCGACGCCTCCAGGACTGA
- a CDS encoding ABC transporter permease, which yields MMTTMIAVRVSPARIGAVIGRNVGVMRSGPQYWLVLLSGFCEPLLYLLSIGVGVGALVGDLSVDGRTLPYAAFVAPAMLAVSAMNGALAETTINFFFKMKYQKTFDAVLATPVGPMEIALGELGWAMIRGSVYTAAFLVVMTAFGLVAPLWALAAFPATMLVGLAFGAAGMAVSTLIRGWPDFDMMNVTQFALFLFSGTFTPVQDYPAAIQVVVQVTPLYHAVGLVRDLCLGTPGWGSLGHAAYLAVLTAAGLAFAASRLRRKLLV from the coding sequence ATGATGACCACGATGATCGCCGTCCGCGTCTCCCCCGCCAGGATCGGCGCGGTGATCGGCCGCAACGTCGGCGTGATGCGCTCGGGACCGCAGTACTGGCTGGTCCTGCTGTCGGGGTTCTGCGAGCCGCTGCTGTACCTGCTGTCCATCGGCGTCGGCGTCGGCGCGCTGGTCGGCGACCTTTCCGTGGACGGCCGCACCCTGCCGTACGCCGCGTTCGTCGCCCCCGCGATGCTCGCGGTGTCGGCCATGAACGGCGCGCTGGCCGAGACGACGATCAACTTCTTCTTCAAGATGAAGTACCAGAAGACGTTCGACGCGGTGCTCGCCACCCCCGTGGGGCCGATGGAGATCGCGCTCGGGGAGCTCGGCTGGGCCATGATCCGCGGCTCGGTGTACACCGCGGCGTTCCTGGTGGTGATGACGGCCTTCGGTCTGGTGGCGCCGCTGTGGGCCCTGGCCGCGTTCCCCGCGACCATGCTGGTGGGGCTGGCGTTCGGCGCGGCCGGCATGGCGGTCAGCACCCTGATCCGCGGGTGGCCCGACTTCGACATGATGAACGTCACCCAGTTCGCGCTGTTCCTGTTCTCCGGCACCTTCACCCCCGTCCAGGACTACCCCGCCGCCATCCAGGTGGTGGTGCAGGTGACGCCGCTGTACCACGCGGTCGGGCTGGTGCGCGACCTGTGCCTCGGGACACCGGGGTGGGGGTCGCTCGGCCACGCCGCGTACCTGGCGGTGCTCACCGCCGCCGGCCTGGCGTTCGCCGCGTCCCGGCTGCGGCGCAAGCTCCTGGTCTGA
- a CDS encoding DMT family transporter produces MAWVLLAAAIACEVLATSALKLSDGFSRTGWSVVVVTGYIASFALLAQVLRLKMEVGVAYAVWAGVGTAAIALIGVLFLGEGLSPAKVGGIILIIAGAVLLNLAGSH; encoded by the coding sequence ATGGCGTGGGTGCTGCTCGCGGCCGCGATCGCGTGCGAGGTGCTCGCCACGTCCGCGCTGAAGCTCAGCGACGGGTTCTCCCGCACCGGCTGGTCGGTGGTGGTGGTGACCGGGTACATCGCGTCGTTCGCGCTGCTCGCGCAGGTGCTGCGGCTGAAGATGGAGGTCGGCGTCGCGTACGCCGTGTGGGCCGGCGTCGGCACCGCCGCGATCGCCCTCATCGGCGTGCTGTTCCTCGGCGAGGGCCTCAGCCCGGCCAAGGTCGGCGGCATCATCCTGATTATCGCCGGCGCCGTCCTGCTGAACCTGGCGGGGTCCCACTGA
- a CDS encoding DUF952 domain-containing protein gives MILHLALAADWDAAHDAGEYRVSTLGRTLEQEGYIHACTGMTQLHGVAARYYRGVTEPLVVLAVEETLLGSPVILETPPGAAERFPHIYGPIPVTAVVSATPYRPPGD, from the coding sequence ATGATCCTCCACCTGGCGCTGGCCGCCGACTGGGACGCCGCGCATGACGCCGGGGAGTACCGCGTCTCCACCCTCGGCCGCACCCTGGAGCAGGAGGGCTACATCCACGCCTGCACCGGCATGACGCAACTGCACGGCGTCGCCGCGCGCTACTACCGCGGCGTCACCGAACCCCTGGTCGTGCTGGCCGTCGAGGAGACCCTGCTCGGCAGCCCGGTGATCCTGGAGACCCCACCCGGCGCCGCGGAACGGTTCCCCCACATCTACGGCCCGATCCCCGTGACGGCGGTGGTGTCGGCCACCCCCTACCGGCCGCCGGGGGACTGA
- a CDS encoding radical SAM protein → MRFDALPLVADAPAALPRIERRAVRRQRGATTFYEVAARTVIDKVPPALGLDAGWAVSPYRGCAHACLYCSGRRGHRYLGLDGERDFGTSIVVKTDAARRLRAELGKPAWRGGTIAIGLTGDCYQQAEATYRLMPGIMAALRDTATPFQIMTKSTLVLRDAELIAQAAQVCDARVMVSIGFVDDRLRRAVEPGAPSAQKRLELCAELNDRGAACGVLMAPILPCLTDSEDQLRAVVRRVAETGAVSITPMVLQLPPGARDWYLRWLADEHPALLPRYAELYGAGPVAAQAYRDRVTTRVAELARLYGIGAGHRPWAPVRDADHQMALL, encoded by the coding sequence ATGCGTTTCGACGCTCTTCCCCTCGTCGCGGACGCTCCCGCGGCACTCCCGCGGATCGAGCGCCGCGCGGTGCGCCGGCAGCGCGGCGCCACCACCTTCTACGAGGTGGCGGCCCGCACCGTCATCGACAAGGTCCCCCCGGCGCTAGGGCTGGACGCCGGCTGGGCCGTCAGCCCCTACCGCGGCTGCGCGCACGCGTGCCTGTACTGCTCGGGCCGGCGCGGCCACCGCTACCTCGGGCTGGACGGTGAGCGGGACTTCGGCACGTCCATCGTGGTCAAGACCGACGCCGCGCGGCGGCTGCGGGCCGAGCTCGGCAAGCCCGCCTGGCGCGGCGGGACGATCGCCATCGGCCTGACCGGGGACTGCTACCAGCAGGCCGAGGCCACCTACCGGCTGATGCCCGGCATCATGGCGGCGCTGCGCGACACCGCCACCCCGTTCCAGATCATGACCAAGAGCACCCTGGTGCTGCGCGACGCCGAGCTGATCGCGCAGGCCGCGCAGGTCTGCGACGCGCGGGTCATGGTGTCGATCGGCTTCGTGGACGACCGGCTGCGCCGCGCCGTCGAGCCCGGCGCGCCGAGCGCGCAGAAACGCCTGGAGCTGTGCGCCGAGCTGAACGACCGCGGCGCCGCCTGCGGGGTGCTGATGGCCCCCATCCTGCCGTGCCTCACCGATTCGGAGGACCAGCTGCGGGCCGTGGTGCGCCGCGTCGCCGAGACCGGCGCGGTGAGCATCACCCCGATGGTGCTGCAACTGCCCCCCGGCGCACGCGACTGGTACCTGCGCTGGCTCGCCGACGAGCACCCCGCGCTGCTGCCCCGGTACGCCGAGCTGTACGGCGCGGGCCCGGTGGCCGCACAGGCCTACCGCGACCGCGTCACCACCCGTGTCGCCGAGCTGGCCCGCCTGTACGGCATCGGCGCCGGCCACCGCCCCTGGGCCCCGGTCCGCGACGCCGACCACCAGATGGCCCTGCTCTGA
- a CDS encoding Ig-like domain-containing protein translates to MRGIRQRLGTPTATLALVVAGLLTVSSCSGGGPALPGSSSGPDTATAPAVPAPVIQVSPVKGAAKVRPDKPVVVTADGGALEEVSVTSGGKPVEGKFNSERTRWTSTGTLRPAAAYTVTASASGEGGPATVTSAFKTLTPARQLRIADITPNVKGETLGIGMPIMVTFDQEVKDKKSVEGALTVTSEKPHTGAWRWITDRQVIYRPAKFWSAHQKVTFNADLQGVRAAADMYGVRNYATTMKIGAAWVSTVSVSSHTMVVRKDGKVVKRMPISAGKATTREYTTTNGIHLTMERGNPVTMISPGKKEGDPGYYKEIVNHAVRISNSGEYVHSAPWSVGSQGRANVSHGCVNARPDQAKWYYDNFHRGDVVKITGTNRSLEWNNGWGFWQMPFKEWRKGSALPKTAKKSTPTATPSADPTADPTGQPTGQTSPTGETTVTG, encoded by the coding sequence GTGCGGGGCATACGTCAGCGACTCGGGACTCCTACCGCCACGCTCGCCCTGGTGGTCGCGGGCCTGCTGACGGTGTCGTCGTGCTCCGGCGGCGGTCCCGCGCTGCCGGGGAGCTCCTCCGGCCCGGACACCGCGACCGCTCCGGCCGTCCCCGCTCCGGTGATCCAGGTGAGCCCGGTCAAGGGGGCGGCCAAGGTCCGTCCCGACAAGCCGGTCGTGGTCACCGCCGACGGAGGTGCGCTGGAGGAGGTCAGCGTGACCAGCGGCGGCAAGCCGGTCGAGGGGAAGTTCAACTCCGAGCGGACCCGCTGGACGTCCACCGGCACCCTGCGGCCCGCCGCCGCGTACACCGTGACGGCCAGCGCCTCCGGTGAGGGCGGCCCGGCGACCGTCACCAGCGCCTTCAAGACCCTCACCCCGGCCAGGCAGCTGCGGATCGCCGACATCACCCCCAACGTCAAGGGGGAGACCCTCGGCATCGGCATGCCGATCATGGTGACGTTCGACCAGGAGGTCAAGGACAAGAAGTCGGTGGAAGGCGCGCTCACCGTCACCTCCGAGAAGCCGCACACCGGCGCGTGGCGGTGGATCACCGACCGGCAGGTCATCTACCGGCCCGCCAAGTTCTGGTCGGCGCACCAGAAGGTCACGTTCAACGCCGACCTGCAGGGGGTGCGCGCCGCCGCCGACATGTACGGCGTGCGCAACTACGCCACCACCATGAAGATCGGCGCGGCGTGGGTCAGCACGGTCAGCGTGTCGTCGCACACCATGGTGGTGCGCAAGGACGGCAAGGTCGTCAAGCGCATGCCGATCAGCGCCGGCAAGGCCACCACCCGCGAGTACACCACCACCAACGGCATCCACCTGACCATGGAGCGCGGCAACCCGGTCACCATGATCTCCCCCGGGAAGAAGGAAGGCGACCCCGGCTACTACAAGGAGATCGTCAACCACGCGGTGCGGATCTCCAACAGCGGCGAGTACGTCCACAGCGCGCCGTGGTCGGTCGGGTCCCAGGGCCGCGCCAACGTCAGCCACGGCTGCGTCAACGCGCGTCCCGACCAGGCCAAGTGGTACTACGACAACTTCCACCGCGGCGACGTCGTGAAGATCACCGGCACCAACCGCTCGCTGGAGTGGAACAACGGCTGGGGCTTTTGGCAGATGCCGTTCAAGGAGTGGCGCAAGGGCAGCGCGCTGCCGAAGACCGCCAAGAAGAGCACCCCGACGGCCACTCCCTCCGCCGACCCCACCGCCGACCCCACCGGCCAGCCGACCGGCCAGACCAGCCCGACCGGCGAGACCACGGTCACCGGCTGA
- the recD2 gene encoding SF1B family DNA helicase RecD2, whose amino-acid sequence MTTASGGSPGVSLHGVLERVTYANEETGYTIARVAVERGGDELVTAVGPLLGAQVGESLRLTGRWGSHPRYGRQFEVWSYATVLPATVQGIQRYLGSGLIKGIGPRMAERIVGHFGLDTLEVIETAPQRLVEVPGLGPKRTKMIAAAWEEQKVIKEVMVFLQGVGVSTSIAVRIFKQYGDASITVVRSEPYRLADDVWGIGFKTADTIAQAVGIPHDSPERVKAGLRYTLSQAADGGHCYLPAPNLVGDAVKILGVPAELVASCLERLVAEEGVVREEVPAADGTVPAVYLVPFHRAELSLAGALLRLLDGGHDRLGMFRSVDWDAALSWLRERTGTDLAAEQAQAVRLALTSKVAVLTGGPGCGKSFTVRSIVTLARAKKAKVVLAAPTGRAAKRLAELTGHEATTVHRLLQLRPGGDATFDKDNPLDADLLVVDEASMLDLLLANKLVKAVAPGAHVLFVGDVDQLPSVGAGEVLRDLLAAEVLPRVRLTQIFRQAQKSGVVVNAHRINSGLHPVLDGMADFFLFPCEEPEEIAELTVDVVARRIPRRFGLDPRRDVQVLAPMHRGAAGAGNLNTVLQEALTPSREGMPERRYGGRVFRIGDKVTQLRNNYDKGTAGVFNGTVGVVVDLRPEDGRLTVRTDEDEAVDYAFDELDELAHAYAVSIHRSQGSEYPAVVVPLATSAWMMLQRNLLYTAVTRAKKLVVLVGSRRALGQAVRTRGAGRRHTGLTHRLHRD is encoded by the coding sequence GTGACGACTGCGTCGGGTGGTTCCCCCGGGGTGAGCCTCCACGGAGTGCTGGAGCGCGTCACCTACGCCAACGAGGAGACCGGGTACACCATCGCGCGGGTGGCGGTGGAGCGGGGCGGGGACGAGCTGGTCACGGCGGTGGGGCCGTTGCTGGGGGCCCAGGTGGGGGAGAGTCTGCGGCTGACGGGCCGGTGGGGGAGTCATCCGCGGTACGGGCGGCAGTTCGAGGTGTGGTCGTACGCGACCGTGTTGCCGGCGACGGTGCAGGGGATCCAGCGGTATCTGGGGTCGGGGCTGATCAAGGGGATCGGGCCCAGGATGGCCGAGCGGATCGTGGGTCATTTCGGTCTGGACACGCTGGAGGTGATCGAGACGGCGCCGCAGCGGCTGGTGGAGGTGCCGGGGCTCGGGCCCAAGCGGACCAAGATGATCGCGGCGGCGTGGGAGGAACAGAAGGTCATCAAGGAGGTGATGGTGTTCCTGCAGGGGGTCGGGGTGTCGACGTCCATCGCGGTGCGGATCTTCAAGCAGTACGGTGACGCGTCCATCACGGTGGTGCGTTCGGAGCCGTACCGGCTGGCCGACGACGTGTGGGGCATCGGGTTCAAGACGGCCGACACCATCGCGCAGGCGGTCGGCATCCCGCACGACAGTCCCGAGCGGGTCAAGGCGGGGTTGCGGTACACGCTGTCACAGGCCGCCGACGGCGGTCACTGCTACCTGCCGGCCCCCAATCTGGTGGGGGACGCGGTGAAGATCCTCGGGGTGCCGGCCGAGCTGGTGGCGTCCTGCCTGGAGCGGCTGGTGGCCGAGGAGGGGGTGGTGCGCGAGGAGGTGCCGGCCGCCGACGGCACGGTGCCCGCGGTGTACCTGGTGCCGTTCCACCGGGCCGAGCTGTCACTGGCGGGTGCGCTGCTGCGGCTGCTGGACGGCGGTCACGACCGGCTGGGGATGTTCCGGTCGGTCGACTGGGACGCGGCGCTTTCGTGGCTGCGTGAGCGGACCGGTACCGATCTGGCGGCCGAGCAGGCGCAGGCGGTGCGGCTGGCGCTGACGTCCAAGGTGGCGGTGCTGACCGGCGGCCCGGGGTGCGGCAAGAGCTTCACGGTGCGGTCCATCGTCACGCTGGCGCGCGCCAAGAAGGCCAAGGTGGTGCTGGCGGCCCCGACGGGCCGCGCGGCCAAGCGGCTGGCCGAGCTGACCGGTCACGAGGCCACCACGGTGCACCGGTTGCTGCAGTTGCGGCCCGGTGGGGACGCCACGTTCGACAAGGACAACCCGCTGGACGCCGACCTGCTGGTGGTGGACGAGGCGTCCATGCTGGATCTGCTGCTGGCCAACAAGCTCGTCAAGGCGGTCGCTCCCGGTGCGCACGTGTTGTTCGTGGGGGACGTGGACCAGTTGCCGTCGGTGGGTGCGGGGGAGGTGCTGCGTGACCTGCTGGCCGCCGAGGTGCTGCCGCGGGTGCGGCTGACGCAGATCTTCCGGCAGGCGCAGAAGTCGGGGGTGGTGGTCAACGCGCACCGCATCAACAGCGGCCTGCACCCGGTGCTGGACGGCATGGCGGACTTCTTCCTGTTCCCGTGCGAGGAGCCTGAGGAGATCGCGGAGCTGACGGTGGACGTGGTGGCGCGGCGCATCCCGCGCCGGTTCGGGCTGGATCCGCGGCGGGACGTGCAGGTGCTGGCGCCGATGCACCGGGGGGCCGCCGGGGCCGGCAACCTGAACACGGTGCTGCAGGAGGCGCTGACCCCGTCCCGGGAGGGCATGCCGGAGCGGCGGTACGGGGGGCGGGTGTTCCGGATCGGCGACAAGGTCACCCAGTTGCGCAACAACTACGACAAAGGCACGGCGGGGGTGTTCAACGGGACCGTGGGGGTGGTGGTGGACCTGCGGCCCGAGGACGGCCGGCTGACGGTGCGCACCGACGAGGACGAGGCCGTCGACTACGCCTTCGACGAGCTGGACGAGCTGGCGCACGCGTACGCGGTGTCCATCCACCGGTCGCAGGGCAGCGAGTATCCCGCGGTGGTGGTGCCGCTGGCCACCAGCGCCTGGATGATGCTGCAGCGCAACCTGCTGTACACGGCGGTGACCCGCGCCAAGAAACTGGTGGTGCTGGTGGGGTCGCGCCGGGCCCTCGGCCAGGCGGTCCGCACCCGCGGCGCCGGCCGCCGCCACACCGGCCTCACCCACCGGCTGCACCGCGACTGA
- a CDS encoding M20 family metallopeptidase — MKVSALVMAWVFREQAAALPYPVALQLVTDEEVGGRDGTLHQLRNGVIADFVVIGEQSRLQVVTDSKGMVVANLRATGHAAHGAYPWLGDNALLKLMRSVGNVLDRYPVATEEVWRTTVNLARIETPAAARNQVPAAAEAWLDIRFTPQDHDLDGRTTEQVAEYLRGFCEPGVTPVVDHVDPPHHADQHSPDVRALRAAASREGYDAPFLRKHGAADGRFYYERGVDAVIFGIGGDGQHGPQEYADLTTVLPYRRALTAFLRDRRPE; from the coding sequence ATGAAGGTGTCGGCGCTGGTGATGGCGTGGGTGTTCCGCGAGCAGGCCGCGGCCCTGCCGTACCCGGTCGCGCTGCAGCTGGTCACCGACGAGGAGGTCGGGGGACGCGACGGCACGCTGCACCAGCTCAGGAACGGTGTCATCGCCGACTTCGTCGTGATCGGCGAGCAGAGCCGCCTGCAGGTGGTGACCGACTCCAAAGGCATGGTCGTGGCGAACCTGCGGGCCACCGGTCACGCCGCGCACGGCGCCTACCCCTGGCTCGGGGACAACGCGCTGCTCAAACTGATGCGCAGCGTCGGCAACGTGCTGGACCGGTACCCGGTCGCCACCGAGGAGGTCTGGCGCACCACGGTGAACCTCGCGCGGATCGAGACACCGGCCGCCGCGCGCAACCAGGTCCCCGCCGCGGCCGAGGCGTGGCTGGACATCCGGTTCACACCGCAGGACCACGACCTGGACGGCCGGACCACCGAGCAGGTCGCCGAGTATCTGCGGGGGTTCTGCGAGCCCGGTGTCACCCCGGTCGTCGACCACGTCGACCCCCCGCACCACGCCGATCAGCACAGCCCCGACGTGCGCGCGCTGCGTGCGGCGGCGAGCCGGGAAGGCTACGACGCGCCGTTCCTGCGCAAGCACGGCGCCGCCGACGGACGGTTCTACTACGAGCGGGGGGTCGACGCGGTGATCTTCGGCATCGGCGGCGACGGCCAGCACGGGCCGCAGGAGTACGCCGACCTGACGACGGTGCTGCCGTACCGGCGAGCGCTCACGGCGTTCCTGCGCGACCGCCGGCCCGAGTGA
- a CDS encoding serine hydrolase domain-containing protein: protein MVLEGTARALLRRVAAEQAEARVPSLAAAVLRDGAPVWSGTRGEVDGAPPVPGTQYRLGSITKSMVATLVMRLRDEGLLDLNDPLDKHLPGTPVGEVTVAQLLSHTGGLTAEPPGPWWERTPGVDPATLTAALDGTLKHRPGRRHHYSNLGYGLLGEVVARHRGVPWHQSLREEVLEPLGMRDTTTRPRAPHATGYAVHPYADVLLAEPEHDAAAMAPAGQLWSTLPDLCRWAGFVARGEGSVLAAATLAEMREPAVVEDGDAWAGGYGLGMQLLRHRGRRLAGHTGSMPGFLALVWADPADGTGVALLANTTSGLRPAVATDLLDILDACEPVIPAPWRPAACDTGLLELTGPWYWGPAPYVLRLRSGRELSLGPAGGHGRASRFAWREDGTWVGLEGYYAGETLRVVRRPDGTVSHLDVNTFVFTREPYDPAAPVPGGVTDDGWR, encoded by the coding sequence ATGGTTCTGGAGGGCACGGCGCGAGCGCTGCTGCGCAGGGTGGCGGCCGAGCAGGCCGAGGCGCGGGTGCCGTCGCTGGCCGCGGCGGTGCTCAGGGACGGCGCGCCGGTCTGGTCCGGCACCCGGGGTGAGGTGGACGGCGCGCCGCCGGTCCCCGGCACGCAGTACCGCCTCGGGTCCATCACCAAGAGCATGGTCGCCACCCTGGTGATGCGGCTGCGCGACGAGGGCCTGCTCGACCTCAACGACCCCCTGGACAAGCACCTGCCCGGCACCCCCGTCGGTGAGGTCACCGTGGCCCAGCTGCTGTCCCACACCGGCGGCCTGACCGCCGAACCCCCCGGCCCCTGGTGGGAACGCACCCCCGGCGTGGACCCCGCCACCTTGACGGCCGCGCTGGACGGCACGCTCAAGCACCGGCCCGGCAGGCGCCACCACTACTCCAACCTCGGATACGGCCTGCTCGGCGAGGTGGTGGCCCGGCACCGCGGTGTGCCGTGGCACCAGTCCCTGCGCGAGGAGGTCCTGGAACCGCTCGGCATGCGCGACACCACCACCCGGCCCCGCGCGCCGCACGCCACCGGGTACGCCGTGCACCCCTACGCCGACGTGCTGCTGGCCGAACCCGAGCACGACGCCGCCGCCATGGCCCCGGCGGGACAGCTGTGGTCCACCCTGCCGGACCTGTGCCGGTGGGCCGGTTTCGTCGCACGCGGCGAGGGGTCGGTGCTGGCCGCGGCCACGCTCGCCGAGATGCGCGAACCCGCCGTCGTGGAGGACGGCGACGCCTGGGCCGGCGGGTACGGCCTCGGCATGCAGCTGCTGCGCCACCGGGGCCGCCGCCTGGCCGGCCACACCGGTTCCATGCCGGGTTTCCTCGCGCTGGTGTGGGCCGACCCGGCCGACGGCACCGGTGTGGCGCTGCTGGCCAACACCACCTCCGGGCTGCGGCCCGCCGTCGCCACCGACCTGCTGGACATCCTGGACGCCTGCGAGCCCGTCATCCCCGCCCCCTGGCGGCCGGCGGCCTGCGACACCGGCCTGCTGGAGCTCACCGGCCCCTGGTACTGGGGGCCCGCGCCGTACGTGCTGCGGCTGCGCTCAGGCCGCGAGCTGTCGCTCGGGCCCGCCGGCGGCCACGGCCGCGCGTCACGGTTCGCCTGGCGCGAGGACGGCACCTGGGTCGGGCTGGAGGGCTACTACGCCGGTGAGACGCTGCGCGTGGTGCGCCGCCCCGACGGCACGGTCAGCCACCTGGACGTCAACACCTTCGTGTTCACCCGCGAGCCGTACGACCCGGCCGCACCGGTCCCCGGCGGTGTGACCGACGACGGCTGGCGGTGA
- a CDS encoding dihydrofolate reductase family protein, with the protein MKRIVASFFVSLDGVMEAPEKWHFPYFNDEMGQAVEDHLAGTDTMLMGRRTYEEFSGAFAGKTTDDDPIAGRINATPKYVVSTTMTSADWENSTLIGGDVVEAVTRLKQGPGAGIAMSGSATLVRTLLSAGLVDELRLLVHPIVVGGGARLFEQSAQIPLRLVESRTFATGVLHLTYAPEA; encoded by the coding sequence ATGAAAAGGATTGTCGCGTCGTTCTTTGTGTCCCTGGACGGCGTCATGGAGGCGCCGGAGAAGTGGCATTTCCCCTACTTCAACGACGAGATGGGCCAGGCGGTGGAAGACCACCTCGCCGGGACCGACACCATGCTGATGGGACGGCGCACCTACGAGGAGTTCTCCGGCGCGTTCGCCGGCAAGACCACCGACGACGACCCCATCGCGGGACGGATCAACGCCACCCCCAAGTACGTGGTGTCCACCACCATGACGTCGGCGGACTGGGAGAACAGCACCCTGATCGGCGGGGACGTGGTGGAGGCGGTCACCCGTCTCAAGCAGGGCCCCGGCGCCGGCATCGCGATGAGCGGCAGCGCCACCTTGGTCCGCACGCTGCTGTCGGCCGGCCTGGTGGACGAGCTGCGGCTGCTGGTCCACCCGATCGTCGTGGGAGGCGGCGCGCGACTGTTCGAGCAGTCGGCGCAGATCCCGCTGCGGCTGGTGGAGTCGCGCACCTTCGCCACCGGTGTGCTGCACCTGACCTACGCACCGGAGGCCTGA